A single genomic interval of Chitinophaga sp. 180180018-3 harbors:
- a CDS encoding YebC/PmpR family DNA-binding transcriptional regulator: MGRIFEVRKSTMFARWDKMAKAFSRIGKEIAIAVKAGGPDPDNNPALRRCILNAKSVNMPKDRVDAAIKRAVGKDKTDYEEVVYEGYAPHGVAVMIDTATDNTTRTVANLRMHFTKGGGSLGNSGSVGFIFNRVGEFKAKNAGQDLEELELELIDFGLEEIGEDSEGNIIIRAAFNEFGNMAKALEEKGLEVISSELKRIPSTTVELNDEQAKEVLELVDRLEQDDDVQQVFHNLK; the protein is encoded by the coding sequence ATGGGAAGAATATTTGAAGTAAGAAAATCAACCATGTTTGCCCGCTGGGACAAAATGGCGAAAGCATTTTCAAGAATAGGAAAGGAAATTGCCATTGCTGTTAAAGCCGGTGGACCTGATCCTGACAACAACCCCGCTCTACGCCGCTGTATACTGAACGCCAAGAGTGTGAACATGCCGAAAGACCGTGTAGACGCGGCTATCAAACGTGCTGTAGGAAAAGACAAAACTGATTATGAAGAAGTTGTATATGAAGGTTATGCTCCGCATGGCGTAGCGGTAATGATTGATACAGCTACTGACAATACCACCCGCACTGTTGCCAACCTGCGTATGCACTTCACCAAAGGTGGAGGCAGCCTGGGTAACAGCGGTTCTGTAGGCTTTATATTTAACCGTGTTGGTGAATTTAAAGCAAAGAATGCCGGCCAGGATCTGGAAGAACTGGAACTGGAACTGATTGATTTTGGTCTGGAAGAAATTGGTGAAGATAGTGAGGGCAATATTATTATCCGTGCTGCTTTCAATGAATTCGGCAATATGGCCAAAGCGCTGGAAGAAAAAGGCCTGGAAGTGATCAGCTCCGAGCTGAAACGCATCCCTTCCACCACGGTAGAGCTGAACGATGAGCAGGCGAAGGAAGTGTTGGAACTGGTAGACCGCCTGGAACAGGATGACGACGTACAGCAGGTTTTCCACAATCTGAAATAA